In Lactococcus paracarnosus, a genomic segment contains:
- the ilvC gene encoding ketol-acid reductoisomerase, translating into MAVTMYYENDVKTPALAGKQISVIGYGSQGHAHAQNLRDSGENVIIGVRAGKSFDAAKSDGFDVYPVAEAVAKSDIIMILAPDEIQADLYASEVAPNLKDGVAIGFGHGFNIHFGYIKAPETVDVFMLAPKGPGHLVRRTYTEGFGVPALFAIYQDATGNARDIAMDWGRAAGSARVGMLETTFKEETEEDLFGEQAVLCGGTTALIEAGFETLTEAGYAPELAYFEVLHELKLIVDLLYEGGFKKMRQSISNTAEYGDYIAGPQIITAEVKANMKKVLADIQNGNFAKDFVEDYKAGNPKMKAFRAAAADLEIEKVGAELRKAMPFTQANDDAAFKIYN; encoded by the coding sequence ATGGCAGTTACAATGTATTATGAAAATGATGTAAAAACACCAGCACTGGCTGGCAAACAAATTTCCGTTATCGGATACGGCTCACAAGGTCATGCACATGCACAAAATTTGCGTGATTCTGGCGAAAATGTGATTATTGGGGTTCGTGCTGGTAAATCTTTCGACGCTGCAAAATCAGATGGTTTTGATGTTTATCCGGTTGCAGAGGCAGTTGCAAAATCAGATATTATCATGATTTTAGCACCTGATGAAATCCAAGCTGACCTATATGCATCAGAAGTCGCACCAAATCTTAAAGATGGCGTTGCTATTGGGTTTGGACATGGTTTTAATATCCATTTCGGTTATATCAAAGCACCAGAAACAGTCGATGTATTTATGCTTGCACCTAAGGGACCAGGCCATTTAGTTCGTCGTACTTATACTGAAGGTTTTGGTGTACCCGCTTTGTTTGCTATCTACCAAGATGCGACTGGCAATGCGCGTGATATCGCAATGGACTGGGGTCGTGCTGCTGGATCTGCCCGTGTTGGTATGCTTGAAACAACATTTAAAGAAGAAACAGAAGAAGATTTATTTGGTGAACAAGCTGTATTATGTGGTGGGACAACTGCGCTGATTGAAGCTGGATTTGAAACATTGACAGAAGCTGGATATGCACCTGAATTAGCTTATTTTGAAGTACTTCACGAGCTAAAACTGATTGTTGACCTCTTATATGAGGGTGGCTTCAAAAAAATGCGTCAATCAATCTCAAATACTGCTGAATATGGTGACTATATCGCAGGACCACAAATCATTACTGCTGAAGTAAAAGCGAACATGAAAAAAGTATTAGCAGACATTCAAAATGGTAATTTTGCTAAAGACTTTGTAGAAGATTATAAAGCTGGTAATCCTAAGATGAAGGCTTTCCGAGCTGCTGCAGCTGATCTTGAAATCGAAAAAGTTGGTGCTGAGTTACGTAAAGCGATGCCATTTACACAAGCAAATGATGATGCGGCATTCAAAATTTACAACTAA
- the ilvA gene encoding threonine ammonia-lyase IlvA, whose product MVSYKDILKANTVLTDVAIQTPMLRDSYLSDKYKANIYLKQENVQKVRSFKLRGAYYAIHNLSAEQLSGGVVCASAGNHAQGVAYTCNELNIKATIFMPTTTPQQKITQVKFFGGDYAEIALVGDTFDESAAAARDFADREAKTFIDPFDNPDVIAGQGTVAVEIFDKAEQEGIKIDKLLAAVGGGGLISGVSLYTKHISPNTKIIGVEATGARSMQAAFDNKGPVKLTTIDKFADGIAVQKVGHLTYQIAVENIDNLVNVDEGLISSTILDLYSKQGMVVEPAGAASVAALNLIADEIVGQTIVCIISGGNNDINRMQEIEEKSLIYEGLKHYFVINFPQRPGALREFVNDILGPNDDITRFEYIKRANKGSGPVLIGVVLADKADQAQLKQRIADFDPGFIDLKGQASLYNLLV is encoded by the coding sequence ATGGTAAGCTACAAAGATATACTAAAGGCAAATACTGTGTTAACAGATGTTGCCATCCAAACGCCAATGCTACGAGATAGCTACTTATCAGATAAATATAAGGCGAATATTTATCTTAAACAAGAAAATGTTCAAAAAGTACGGTCGTTTAAACTACGCGGCGCTTATTATGCAATCCATAATTTATCCGCTGAACAATTAAGCGGTGGCGTTGTTTGTGCGAGTGCAGGAAATCATGCGCAGGGAGTCGCTTATACCTGTAATGAATTAAACATTAAAGCGACGATTTTTATGCCAACAACAACACCTCAGCAAAAAATCACCCAGGTTAAATTCTTTGGTGGTGATTATGCAGAGATTGCGTTAGTTGGCGATACCTTTGATGAATCTGCTGCGGCCGCTAGGGATTTCGCTGATCGTGAAGCCAAAACATTTATCGATCCTTTTGATAATCCTGATGTTATTGCAGGCCAAGGGACTGTGGCTGTAGAAATATTTGATAAGGCTGAACAAGAGGGAATCAAAATTGATAAACTACTTGCAGCAGTAGGTGGAGGTGGCTTGATCTCAGGCGTATCACTCTATACAAAACATATCAGTCCAAATACAAAGATAATCGGGGTAGAAGCGACAGGTGCAAGATCTATGCAAGCTGCTTTTGATAATAAGGGACCTGTTAAGCTCACAACAATAGACAAATTTGCCGATGGTATTGCTGTGCAAAAAGTAGGGCATTTGACCTATCAAATTGCTGTGGAAAATATCGATAATCTGGTAAATGTAGATGAAGGCCTAATTTCAAGTACGATTTTAGACCTCTATTCAAAACAAGGCATGGTTGTTGAGCCAGCAGGAGCAGCAAGCGTGGCAGCATTAAATCTTATTGCAGATGAGATAGTAGGTCAAACGATTGTCTGTATCATTTCAGGTGGGAACAATGATATTAATCGGATGCAAGAAATAGAAGAAAAAAGTCTAATATACGAAGGCTTAAAACATTATTTTGTCATCAATTTCCCGCAAAGACCAGGTGCCTTACGAGAATTTGTGAATGATATTTTAGGGCCAAACGATGATATTACACGTTTTGAATATATAAAAAGAGCAAACAAAGGCAGTGGACCAGTCTTGATCGGCGTTGTCCTTGCAGATAAAGCTGATCAAGCACAACTCAAACAACGTATTGCTGATTTTGATCCAGGATTTATAGATTTAAAAGGACAAGCCAGTTTATATAACTTACTTGTATAA